A single region of the Streptomyces caelestis genome encodes:
- a CDS encoding phytanoyl-CoA dioxygenase family protein, translated as MDDTTLVSRFLRDGFVKLAGAVAPRVAASCARLLWRETGCDPDDPETWTQPVHWVGGMAQGPFAAAPNSPALHRAYDLLVGAGRWEPRYSLGTFPLRFPHEEEPDDAGWHIEGGYAVEGETWPFTNLRSRGRALLMLFLFSEVGEEDAPTRIRVGSHLDVPRVLEPYGEEGASGLAIAPDLVAASAHRPLALATGSPGDVFLCHPFLVHAAQPHHGARPRFMAQPPLMPAAPYELERADGAYSPVEIAIRRGLGQATSGPDGEEAGL; from the coding sequence ATGGACGACACGACCTTGGTATCCCGCTTCCTCCGCGACGGCTTCGTCAAGCTGGCGGGCGCCGTCGCGCCCCGCGTGGCCGCAAGCTGCGCGCGGCTGCTGTGGCGGGAGACGGGCTGCGACCCGGACGACCCGGAGACGTGGACGCAGCCCGTGCACTGGGTCGGCGGGATGGCACAGGGACCGTTCGCCGCCGCACCCAACTCCCCGGCCCTGCACCGGGCGTACGACCTGCTGGTCGGCGCCGGGCGCTGGGAGCCACGCTACTCGCTCGGCACCTTCCCGCTGCGCTTCCCGCACGAGGAGGAGCCCGACGACGCGGGCTGGCACATCGAGGGCGGCTATGCGGTGGAGGGCGAAACCTGGCCCTTCACCAATCTCCGCTCACGCGGCCGGGCCCTGCTGATGCTATTTCTGTTCAGCGAGGTGGGGGAAGAGGACGCCCCGACTCGGATCCGGGTCGGCTCCCACCTCGACGTGCCGAGGGTGCTGGAGCCGTACGGGGAGGAGGGCGCTAGCGGCCTGGCCATCGCGCCAGACCTCGTAGCGGCATCCGCCCACCGGCCGCTCGCCCTCGCCACCGGTTCCCCGGGTGACGTCTTCCTGTGCCATCCGTTCCTGGTGCACGCAGCACAGCCGCACCACGGGGCGCGGCCGCGCTTCATGGCCCAGCCGCCGCTGATGCCGGCCGCGCCGTACGAACTGGAGCGGGCCGACGGCGCGTACTCACCCGTGGAGATCGCGATTCGCCGGGGCCTGGGACAGGCCACCTCCGGTCCCGACGGGGAGGAGGCCGGACTGTGA
- a CDS encoding AraC family transcriptional regulator codes for MLERLNQAMEHIERQLDSSVDVGELARVAATSEYHLRRMFSALAGMPLSEYIRRRRLTVAGAEVLAGKRTLLEIAVRYGYGSGEAFARAFRAVHGVGPGEARRTGAALSSQPRMTFRLIVDGSSSMRYRVVHKPEFSVVGAKARVPLVHSGPNQAIIDFVRGIGDQARELLEKLSDQEPHGILAVCDDLDPSRAEGTDLDYYHGVVTSASAPDGMVTLPMPAGTWAVFTTSGSVPEAIQALWRDVFTEWFPSNPYRSRPGPEILRTRMSADGSEADAELWLPVEREFD; via the coding sequence GTGCTGGAGCGGCTCAATCAGGCCATGGAGCACATCGAGCGGCAGCTCGACAGCTCCGTCGACGTAGGCGAGCTGGCGCGGGTCGCTGCCACCTCGGAGTACCACCTGCGGCGGATGTTCTCGGCGCTCGCAGGGATGCCGCTGTCGGAGTACATCAGGCGTCGGCGGCTGACCGTCGCGGGCGCGGAGGTGCTGGCCGGTAAGCGGACGCTGCTGGAGATCGCGGTGCGGTACGGATATGGCTCGGGAGAGGCATTCGCGCGGGCGTTCCGCGCGGTGCACGGCGTCGGGCCCGGCGAGGCGCGGCGCACCGGCGCGGCGCTCAGCTCCCAGCCCCGGATGACCTTCCGCCTCATCGTCGACGGGAGCAGCAGCATGCGCTACCGCGTCGTGCACAAGCCGGAGTTCAGCGTCGTCGGGGCGAAGGCTCGGGTGCCGCTCGTGCACTCGGGGCCGAACCAGGCGATCATCGATTTCGTCCGCGGGATCGGCGACCAGGCAAGGGAGCTGCTGGAGAAGCTGTCCGACCAGGAGCCGCACGGTATCCTCGCGGTCTGCGACGACCTCGATCCCAGCCGGGCAGAGGGCACCGACCTCGACTACTACCACGGGGTCGTCACCTCGGCGTCCGCGCCGGACGGCATGGTCACGCTGCCCATGCCGGCCGGGACATGGGCGGTCTTCACCACCTCGGGGTCGGTGCCGGAGGCGATCCAGGCGCTGTGGCGGGATGTGTTCACCGAGTGGTTCCCATCGAACCCGTACCGGAGCCGCCCCGGGCCGGAGATCCTTCGTACGCGGATGTCGGCGGACGGCAGCGAGGCGGATGCCGAGCTGTGGCTGCCGGTGGAACGGGAGTTCGATTGA
- a CDS encoding right-handed parallel beta-helix repeat-containing protein: protein MLLSAGRHRRTRTLAIAAAVACASGAGGVYLGLSGGGAQAASVTVTVSTAAQLEAAVKNATAGTVIQVRGGTYYPAATLKSTADGTRSARITLRAYGSEKVRIDGSELPDGSWLADLHGDHWTVENLAFVNSPAQGFVATSSVGGVFRNLVTADNGDSGFTLRGDGTTGNLVQNLDSHGNYDPADHGQNADGIAVKFGSGTGNRITGARLYDNSDDGLDLWQFSSPVTIEHSWAFGNGENHWHDPAFEGNGNGFELGGGGASVAHVVNDNAAWGNTLHGFTENSNTGAIALNRNTAYANAHNGFSFATGKARLGKNLAVGDKGGPAELGSATVSTGNNWDSGATTPPFRSTDATSAYGARRADGSLPATTFLTTGSRTVGSTMGTP, encoded by the coding sequence GTGCTGCTCAGCGCAGGACGCCACCGCAGGACCCGTACGCTCGCCATCGCCGCCGCGGTGGCCTGCGCCTCGGGGGCGGGCGGCGTCTACCTCGGGCTCTCCGGCGGCGGCGCGCAGGCCGCCTCGGTGACGGTCACCGTCTCCACCGCGGCCCAGCTCGAGGCAGCCGTGAAGAACGCCACCGCGGGGACCGTCATCCAGGTTCGCGGCGGCACCTACTACCCGGCCGCGACCCTCAAGTCCACGGCGGACGGCACCCGTTCGGCGCGTATCACCCTGCGGGCGTACGGCAGCGAGAAGGTCCGGATCGACGGCTCCGAGCTGCCCGACGGCTCCTGGCTCGCCGACCTCCACGGCGACCACTGGACCGTCGAGAACCTCGCCTTCGTCAACTCACCGGCCCAGGGCTTCGTCGCCACGTCCTCCGTCGGTGGCGTCTTCAGGAACCTCGTCACCGCGGACAACGGCGACTCCGGCTTCACCCTGCGCGGCGACGGCACCACCGGCAACCTGGTGCAGAACCTGGACAGCCACGGCAACTACGACCCGGCCGACCACGGCCAGAACGCCGACGGCATCGCCGTCAAGTTCGGCTCCGGGACGGGCAACAGGATCACCGGCGCCCGGCTGTACGACAACTCCGACGACGGCCTCGACCTCTGGCAGTTCTCCTCACCGGTCACCATCGAGCACTCCTGGGCCTTCGGCAACGGCGAGAACCACTGGCACGACCCGGCCTTCGAGGGCAACGGCAACGGCTTCGAGCTGGGCGGCGGGGGAGCGTCGGTCGCCCATGTCGTCAACGACAACGCCGCCTGGGGCAACACGCTGCACGGCTTCACCGAGAACTCCAACACCGGCGCCATCGCACTGAACCGCAACACCGCGTACGCGAACGCCCACAACGGCTTCTCCTTCGCCACCGGCAAGGCCCGCCTCGGCAAGAACCTCGCCGTGGGCGACAAGGGCGGCCCCGCCGAGCTGGGCTCCGCGACCGTCTCCACCGGCAACAACTGGGACAGCGGCGCCACCACCCCGCCCTTCAGGTCGACGGACGCGACCAGCGCGTACGGAGCGCGCCGGGCGGACGGCTCCCTCCCCGCGACGACGTTCCTGACGACCGGCTCGAGGACCGTCGGCTCGACGATGGGCACCCCCTAA
- a CDS encoding family 43 glycosylhydrolase, protein MRPRTLLLPFLALTGLLLTLLTAPPSTADPGAPPVKHSKYAGYLFAYFTGEGTADGEQIRYALSRGNDALHWRELNAGKPVLTSTIGEKGLRDPFVIRSPEGDKFYLIATDLRMYKNSSGSWDQVQRHGSKSIMVWESTDLVNWTDQRLVKVSPDNAGNTWAPEAYWDDELGEYVVFWASKLYADDDPDHKGNTYNKMMYATTKDFRTFSEPKIWNDPGYSVIDSTVVKYKDEYYRYTKDERDPSSSSPCSKFITGEKSTSLTSTTYGFVADCIGKGAMDRGEGPTVFKSNTEKKWYLFIDEYGGRGYIPFETTDLASGKWTPSTDYQLPASPRHGTVLPVTQAEYDRLLAAYPSSPTSVVDATAKGQKGYAIVTESASKVVLPMEPDAELSRLAPKLWVGAGATLSPKSGTRRDFRTPQKYTVTAADGTKRTWTVEAARTRSPMLPGLNADPDVHYLDGRYWVYPTTDGFQGWSGTKFKAYSSKDLVHWKDHGVIVDLGPDVTWADKYAWAPAIAERNGKYYFYFCAEQQIGVAVADSPAGPFKDALGKPLVAKGGTLKGQMIDPSVFTDDDGQAYLYWGNGRGYVVPLGDDMVSFDASKVRDITPDNFREGSFVIKRKGTYYFMWSEDDTRSENYHVAYATGPSPLGPWTKRGTILQKRPEYGILGTGHHSVVNTPGTDDWYVVYHRFALNGPGRPGGDGMHRETTIDRMEFAADGSIKPVVPTLESVKPVRTKESD, encoded by the coding sequence ATGCGCCCCCGCACGCTCCTGCTGCCGTTCCTGGCCCTGACCGGCCTTCTCCTGACCCTGCTCACGGCGCCACCCAGCACCGCGGACCCCGGAGCCCCACCCGTGAAGCACTCCAAGTACGCCGGCTACCTCTTCGCCTACTTCACGGGCGAGGGCACCGCCGACGGCGAGCAGATCCGTTACGCCCTCAGCCGGGGCAACGACGCGCTGCACTGGCGTGAGCTGAACGCCGGCAAGCCGGTCCTGACGTCGACGATCGGCGAGAAGGGCCTGCGCGACCCGTTCGTGATCCGCTCCCCCGAGGGCGACAAGTTCTATCTGATCGCCACCGACCTGCGGATGTACAAGAACTCCAGCGGCAGCTGGGACCAGGTCCAGCGGCACGGCAGCAAGTCGATCATGGTCTGGGAGTCCACCGACCTGGTCAACTGGACCGACCAGCGCCTGGTGAAGGTCTCCCCGGACAACGCGGGCAACACCTGGGCCCCGGAGGCCTACTGGGACGACGAGCTCGGTGAGTACGTCGTCTTCTGGGCGTCGAAGCTGTACGCCGACGACGACCCGGACCACAAGGGCAACACGTACAACAAGATGATGTACGCGACGACCAAGGACTTCCGCACCTTCAGCGAGCCGAAGATCTGGAACGACCCCGGCTACTCGGTGATCGACTCCACGGTCGTGAAGTACAAGGACGAGTACTACCGCTACACCAAGGACGAGCGGGACCCCAGCTCCTCCAGCCCCTGCTCGAAGTTCATCACCGGTGAGAAGTCGACGTCCCTGACCTCGACCACGTACGGCTTCGTGGCCGACTGCATCGGCAAGGGCGCGATGGACCGCGGTGAGGGCCCGACGGTGTTCAAGTCGAACACCGAGAAGAAGTGGTACCTGTTCATCGACGAGTACGGCGGCCGCGGCTACATCCCGTTCGAGACCACCGACCTCGCCTCGGGCAAGTGGACCCCGTCCACGGACTACCAGCTCCCGGCGAGCCCCCGGCACGGCACGGTCCTCCCGGTGACGCAGGCGGAGTACGACCGGCTGCTGGCCGCGTACCCCTCCAGCCCCACGTCCGTGGTGGACGCGACGGCGAAGGGCCAGAAGGGGTACGCGATCGTCACCGAGAGCGCCTCGAAGGTGGTCCTGCCGATGGAGCCCGACGCGGAGCTGTCGCGGCTGGCCCCGAAGCTGTGGGTCGGTGCGGGCGCCACGCTGAGCCCGAAGTCCGGCACCCGGCGCGACTTCCGCACGCCGCAGAAGTACACCGTGACAGCGGCCGACGGCACCAAGCGCACCTGGACGGTCGAGGCGGCCCGCACCCGCAGCCCCATGCTGCCCGGCCTGAACGCCGACCCCGACGTCCACTACCTCGACGGCAGATACTGGGTTTACCCCACCACCGACGGCTTCCAGGGCTGGAGCGGCACCAAGTTCAAGGCGTACTCGTCGAAGGACCTGGTCCACTGGAAGGACCACGGCGTCATCGTCGACCTCGGGCCTGATGTGACCTGGGCCGACAAGTACGCCTGGGCGCCCGCGATCGCCGAGCGGAACGGCAAGTACTACTTCTACTTCTGCGCCGAGCAGCAGATCGGCGTGGCGGTGGCCGACTCCCCCGCCGGCCCCTTCAAGGACGCGCTCGGCAAGCCGCTGGTCGCCAAGGGCGGGACGCTCAAGGGCCAGATGATCGACCCGTCGGTCTTCACGGACGACGACGGCCAGGCGTACCTGTACTGGGGCAACGGACGCGGGTACGTCGTTCCGCTGGGCGACGACATGGTGTCCTTCGACGCGTCGAAGGTGCGGGACATCACCCCGGACAACTTCCGCGAGGGCTCCTTCGTGATCAAGCGGAAGGGCACGTACTACTTCATGTGGTCGGAGGACGACACCCGCAGCGAGAACTACCACGTGGCGTACGCGACGGGACCGTCCCCGCTCGGCCCGTGGACCAAGCGCGGGACGATCCTGCAGAAGCGGCCCGAGTACGGCATCCTCGGCACCGGTCACCACTCGGTGGTGAACACCCCCGGCACCGACGACTGGTACGTGGTCTACCACCGCTTCGCCCTCAACGGCCCCGGCAGGCCCGGCGGCGACGGCATGCACCGCGAGACCACCATCGACCGCATGGAGTTCGCGGCCGACGGCAGCATCAAGCCGGTGGTGCCGACGCTGGAGTCGGTGAAGCCGGTACGGACGAAGGAGAGTGACTAA
- a CDS encoding HAD family acid phosphatase, producing MHKSLRIAAVATACAVAGAALYGAGAATAGQSTANSTHEPYNIGLLVKDIDSYYGTTADANGVYQASADSPYAKDLARLDASARKYIDQAARTARHKGEKPAVVFDIDDTLLLSLDYEKRNNYTYNSATWAAYVNKADRPAVFGSPELVRYAEKKGVEVFYNSGLSEAQRSAAVENLKKVGAEVNLDADHMFLKNTANPPSYLSGCATPGAWTCTTVQYKSGTRRHIEKDLGYEIIANFGDQYSDLEGGYADRTYKLPNPTYFVG from the coding sequence ATGCATAAGTCACTGCGTATCGCGGCCGTCGCCACGGCCTGTGCCGTCGCCGGCGCCGCCCTCTACGGCGCCGGCGCGGCCACCGCCGGTCAGTCCACGGCCAACTCCACGCACGAGCCCTACAACATCGGGCTCCTGGTCAAGGACATCGACAGCTACTACGGCACCACGGCAGACGCGAACGGCGTCTACCAGGCGTCCGCCGACAGCCCCTACGCCAAGGACCTCGCGCGCCTCGACGCGTCCGCGAGAAAGTACATCGACCAGGCCGCCCGCACGGCGCGGCACAAGGGCGAGAAGCCCGCCGTCGTCTTCGACATCGACGACACGCTGCTGCTCAGCCTGGACTACGAGAAGCGCAACAACTACACCTACAACTCGGCCACTTGGGCGGCCTACGTCAACAAGGCCGACCGCCCGGCCGTCTTCGGCAGCCCCGAGCTGGTGCGGTACGCCGAGAAGAAGGGCGTCGAGGTCTTCTACAACTCGGGCCTGAGCGAGGCGCAGCGCTCCGCAGCGGTCGAGAACCTGAAGAAGGTCGGCGCCGAGGTGAACCTCGACGCCGACCACATGTTCCTCAAGAACACCGCGAACCCGCCCTCGTACCTGAGCGGTTGCGCCACGCCGGGCGCCTGGACCTGCACCACCGTGCAGTACAAGTCCGGCACCCGTCGGCACATCGAGAAGGACCTCGGGTACGAGATCATCGCCAACTTCGGTGACCAGTACTCGGACCTCGAGGGCGGCTACGCCGACAGGACCTACAAGCTGCCCAACCCGACGTACTTCGTCGGTTAG